TAAGGGCTCTGGTCCTAATTTTTTTATAGATTTATTCTCTGATAAATCATCAGTTCTCCACAGCTGCATTCGGCCAAATTTACGAACGTCATTATAAATCATTTTTTCGCCATTATCCAATGTAAAAATAGCATGCGAATGTTTGTCAATAGCACTAGGATCTGCCGAAATCCTATATCTTCCTTCCATTCGCAAATGACTAATTATTGTATAACCATTATCCAAATGAATCAATAGAAACTTAGCTCGTCGATCAACATTTTCGATTATGGCGCCAGTCACAAATTCAATGAACTGTTCCACATCCCCGGTAATCAAATTCTGATACCGAATCTCCACATGTGTTATTTTACGACCCTTAACTCGAGCGTTCAAACCTCTTTTAACCGTTTCAACTTCTGGCATTTCTGGCATTTTATCACCTACTATTTAGCTTCGTACCAAGTTTTTCCATGAGCCGTTTCAACTTTCAAAGGTACATCCAATTTTACAGCTGAATCCATGACGCTTGGAACTAATTTCTCTAATGTTGCAATTTCTGTCGCCGGTGCTTCAAAAATCATTTCATCATGTACTTGCAACAATAGATTAGCTTGCAATTTTTCCTTTACTAACATCTTTTGCATATTGATCATTGCCACTTTAATAATATCCGCAGCACTACCCTGAATTGGCGTATTCATAGCCGTTCTTTGGGCAAAATTACGCATATTAAAATTCTTTGAATGAATATCTGGTAAATAGCGACGACGATGCATAATTGTTTCCACGTAACCATTTTCACGGGCATATTTAACAATATCATCCATATATTTTTTAACGCCTGGATATTGTTCGAAATATGACTCAATAAAAGCTGCGGCTTGTTTACGACTAATGCCGATATTTTGTGACAGACCATAGTCACTGATACCATAAACAATCCCAAAGTTAGTAGCTTTAGCTTGACGACGCATATTAGGAGTCACTTCATCAGTACTATTCAAACCAAAGATCCGCATAGCCGTATGTGCGTGAATATCGTAATCCTCGTTGAAAGCCTCTTGCATGTGTTCGTCTCCTGAAATATGGGCCAACACGCGTAATTCCACTTGTGAATAATCAGCTGAAAAAATCTCCCAATCCTTATGCTGAGGAACAAAAGCCTTACGTATCTGCTTTCCTTCATCAATTCTAATAGGAATATTTTGTAGATTAGGTTCAATTGAAGATAGACGTCCGGTTTGCGTCAAAGTTTGTAAATAAATCGTATGAATTTTGTTATCCGGCTGAATAAACTTTTGTAATCCAACCACATAAGTCGATTGAATCTTAGAAATTTGACGATAATCTAAAACCATCTGAACGACAGGAGACTTATCCTTTAACTTCTCTAAGACATCGACCGAAGTAGAATAACCTGTTTTAGTCTTTTTAATCACGGGCAATTTCAAATCTTCAAATAAAACGACACCTAGTTGTTTGGGCGAGTTAATATTAAACTCTTTACCCGCCTCTTGATAAATCTTTTGCTCAATTTCATTCAGCTTCTTTGCAAAAGTATTCTCCATTTCCTGTAATTTGGAGGCTTCAACCGTAATACCCTTAATTTCCATTTCAGCCAAAACAATTGATAATGGCAATTCAATTTCATCATAAAGGCTATCTTGGTCATTATCCTTTAATTCAGCAAGCATCTGATCTTTCAAGGTATCAATAACTTGAGCCTCCTGAGCTAGGAAATTCAACAATACTTTTTCATCTTCAGGAACGGCTTTTTTAACACCTTTACCATAGAACTCTTCTTGGGTTGGCAAACTAATATTATAATTGTGAGCTACTAAACCAATGTCTTGTTTGTTGTCATTGGTATCTAGTAAATAGGCCACTAATAACATATCGAAACTAACCCCAGCGAGCTGACAGCCATAACGATGCAATAACGCTATAGTCTGCTTATTGTCAAAGAGATACTTCTCTTTTGTTTTATCAGCCAGCCAAGTTTTCAGTGATTGATTTTCCAAAACTGAAACATCAGTCGTTCCATAGTATGTCTGACCATCGGAAATTAAAATTCCAATGATTGGCGCTGTATGATAGTTTTCTCCAAAGCCTTCTACGACCAAAGTATGAACTTTTTGGCTTTCAACAATCTCTTTAATTGCTGAATCATTTAATTCTTTGACCTCAATTTTAACTAGGTCTTTTGAACTATCTTCTGTCTTAATATCCATTCTTTCCAAAAATGATTGAAAATTCATCTTTTGATAAAATTGAATCAACATTTCTTGATTATCTCCACGATATTCCAAATCGCTCAAATTTAATTCAACCGGCGAATCACAATTGATCGTAGCTAATTTTTTACTTAAAAATGCTTGGTCCTTATCGTCGATCAAATGCTCTTTTAGTTTGCTCTTCTTCATTTCATCAACATGTTCATAAATATCTTCCATACTGCCATATTGATTGATCAATTTAATAGCAGTCTTTTCACCGACTTTTTCAACGCCAGGATAATGATCAGAGTTATCACCCATTAAACCTTTCATATCAATGATCTGTTGTGGAGTAATACCCAATTTCTCTTTGACATGTTTTGGAGTATAACTTTCCGTCTCCGTCACGCCTTTGACATTTACACGTACAGTAACTTTATCAGTCGTCAATTGAGTCAAATCACGATCCCCTGTAATGATGGTAACGTCCATGCCATCTTTTTCAGCTTTACGTGACATAGTTCCGATGATGTCATCAGCTTCATAATTAGGCAACTGATACGTCTTGATTCCTCGGTAATTTAATAAATCTTGAATCAATGGCAATTGTTCCATTAATTCTGGCGGAGTTTTCGCACGTGTCCCTTTGTATTCTTTGAACATTTCTGTTCTAAAAGTAGTTTTACCAGCATCAAATGCCACCAATGTATGCGTTGGCTTTTCATCTTTTAAAATCAAATCCAACATATTGTTGAAAGCATACAGGGCGTTGGTATGAATGCCATCCCCGTTGACAAATTTATCTAAGACGTTGTGCATGGCGAAAAATGCTCTGAAGGATACACTATTTCCGTCTATTAAAAGTAATTTTTTATTTTGTGTCATATTTTCTCCAATTTAATTGAATTAACTAATCTTATTTTAACAAATCAAAGCACCTAAAAAAAGTTACTCCCTCGTTAAATAACTTTATCTATCAAAAAAGCCGACGCCATAACTACTAAGAGCTATTATATCGACTTTTACAATAACTTATTCATTTTTTTGATATTTAAAGTGAACATAAAGAATTGATCCAAGTACTAGTACAGATAAAATCGTCAAAATAATAAAGTCAACTTTTGTTCCAGAAATTGTATTAACCACTGAATTATTAGATCCACTAGTCAAAGCGGCAGCTGAAATAACTACTGACAAGACATTAGTACCTAATGAACCCGCGTACTGTTGCATCATACTAAACAAAGAGTTCTGATCAGATTTCTTAGCGCCTTGAACTTGGCGACTCCCATCAGACAATGAGGTCCCAAATCCAAAATTAAAACCAATTCTGAGAATCAAATAAATCAAGGTAATACTCATCAAAGTTAAACTTTCACTTTTTATTAAGAAAAGCCCTGATCCTACAGTAATCAGAATACCACTGATAACCAATGGCAATGTAGGACCTTTTTTATCGTACAAATATCCTGCAAAAGGCCCCATAACTGCTCCTAGTAGTGAACCAGGTAACAACATTAAACCAGCTTCAGCCGAATTCAAGTGTAAAGCTGTTTGTGCGAAGATTGGTAAGACGAATGACAAACCAATATTAATAAATTGCAGACTGAAATAACTGAACAAACGTAAACGTAAGACAGGTAGTTTTAATATTGAAAAATCAATCAATTGACGTTTACTCTGACTATTGTACCAAGCAAAAATGAGCACAACTACAATTGATACTACGATCCATAGCAAAAATTGACTCGAAGTAAAACCATGAGTTCCAGCTTGATCAAACGTAAATAAGATCATTGAAAATATAATTGCTAAACCAATTACACTAAAATAATCAAAAGAAATCCCCTTAGTCCCAAAAGCTTTTCCACGAATGGACAATTGTCCGATAATAAATAGAACAATAATTAAAGGAATTACACCTACAAATATTTCTCGCCAACTCCACATACGATTAATTATTCCACCATAAGTTGGTCCTAGTGCTGGGGCCAATGAAATAACCACTCCTGCTAAACCAGTATACAATCCTAACTTAGCTGGTGGTACTTCTTCAAAAATCAAATTAAACATCAACGGTGTCGACAAACCAGTCGCAATAGCTTGCAATAATCTTCCAGCCATTAATACCGGAAAATTAGGAGCCATCATACAAATGATTGAACCAATCAGACATAAAGATGCCGCAAAGATAAAAATTTTTAATGGATCAAATTTTTTTAAAATATAAGCTGTCGTACTCATTACAATTGTCGTTAATAACAAGTATCCGGTCGTTAGCCACTGAACCGTGCCTAAACTGACATTCAATTCCTTAGTCAGAGTTGGAAAAGTTACATTCATCGATGTTTCAATTAAAATTCCAGTAAACGATAATAATCCGACGGCAAAAATTGATAATTTTACACGTGTTGAAACAGTATCTTTCACGTTTAGTTCCTCTTTTCATAAAAAAAGAGCCATGACAATTCGCTCTGTCATAGCCCTTACTATTTAATTTATTGTTGATTAGGATTTAAGGTACTTAGCAATTGTTCATAAGCAGTTTCATACTTTTGAACATCACCGGCACCCATGAATATCATCACAGTATTATGATATTCCAATAATGGAGACATATTATCAAGTGTTAGAACTTTTCCACCCTTATGAATCTTGTCGCCAAGATCTTTACTTGTAATATCGCCATGGGCTTCACGAATAGAGCCAAAGATATTAGTTAAGTAAACTTCATCAGCTAGATCCAATGACTTAGCAAAGTCATCCATCAAAGCTAAAGTTCTTGTATAAGTATGTGGTTGGAAGACCGCAATAATCTTCTTATCAGGATATTTTTGTCTAGCAGCATCAATCGTTGCTTTGATTTCTTGTGGGTGGTGAGCGTAGTCGTCGATGATAACTTGGTCAGCCACTTTCTTTTCACTGAAACGTCTCTTAACACCACTGAAGGTTTGTAATTCACGATTAATCAAGGCATGGTCAAGTTTTTCCATATGACCTACACCGATGACAGCTAATGAATTTAAAACATTGTGTTCGCCAAACAATGGAACTTGGAAATTACCAATATTTTCACCATCAATTGAAACATCAAATGATGAACCTTTGACCGTTCGCTTGATATTAGTTGCACGAATGTAATCTGATTCATTTAAACCATATGTATAAATAGGTGTATCAGCTTTGATGGTCTTAGCATGTTTATCTTCGCCCCAAATGAAAATACCCTTTTTAGTCTTTCGAGCTTCTGATTCAAAGGCGTCAACAACATCATTGATCCCACCAAAGAAGTAATCAGGATGATCAAAGTCAATATTAGTAATAATCAAATAATCAGGAGAATAGGCTAAGAAATGACGACGATATTCATCGGCTTCGAATACAAAGAACTTAGCATCTTTGATTCCTTTACCAGTACCATCACCAATCAAATATGATGTCTTAGCAATTCCGCTTAAAGTATGTGCCAACAAACCAGTTGTACTAGTCTTACCGTGTGAACCAGCGATACCAATTGAAGTATAATCTGAAACTAACTCACCAACTAATTCTGGATATGTAATTACTTTTAAGTGCATATCATTAGCTTTTTTAATTTCTACTTGATCATTACTAAAAGCGTTTCCCTTAACAATAGTTAAGCCTTCGTGAATATTTTTCTCATCGAAAGGCAAAATCTTGATTCCTGCTTGTTCAAGACCACGTTGAGTAAATGTATATTTATCAATATCTGAGCCTTGAACTTCATATCCTAAATCTTTCAAAATGAGTGCCAAAGCGCTCATTCCTGTTCCTTTAATTCCAACAAAATGATAAACTGTCTTTTCCATAATAGCTCCTAATTAAACAAATTCTTTGCTTCTTCAAAATCAAATGCTTGACCAGCTTTTCCTTGATCAAGTACTAGAATACCACGTTTTTGCGGTGCATTAGGAATTCCTAATTCTCTAGCAGAACAGATCATTCCGTAACTATCGACACCACGCAACTCACCTGGCCAAATTTCCTTGCCAGTAGGCATAACAGCACCTGGTAAAGCAACGACAACTAATTGTCCTTCGTCAATATTTGGAGCACCACAAACGATTTGGACTGGTTTATCTAAGCCGACATCAGTCTGAGTAATATGTAAATGATCTGAATCAGGATGAGCCTTCATTTCATCAACATGTCCAATTACAAACTTCGGACTTTTATCAGCTTCTAATTTGTCAGAAAAACCTGCTTTAACAAGCGTATCATTTAAAACATCTACTTGTTTATCATCTAAGAAAACTTGACCGGATTCATTTTGAATTCCTAGTTTCTCTCCTAGGTCAAAGAAATTGAAGCCAATAGCTTCGTCATTCTTTTCATTGAAAATACGTACAATATTATCTTTTTGGGTCGTATCCTGTGAAATACCAACATCATTGCCTAATTCCACAATTAGAACGTCCCCTAAAACTTCTGGATTATAAAAGCTTAATAGCAAGTTTTTCCCCTCACTTGATCAATTATTTGTTAATTACGCTGTTAATAAAGGTCTCAACTTCTTCTTTAGTTTTTCGATCTTTATTTACTAGTCTACCAATTTCTTTTCCATTTTCAATAACAACAAAGCTAGGAATACCCATAATTCCTAATTCTTGAGCAACTTCCATGTTATTATCACGGTTAAAACTGATCCAAGTGAAATCTGAGTACTCTTTTTCTAATTCTGGTAGTTTTGGTTCGATAAATTTGCAATCTGGGCACCAATCAGCGTGGAAAAATAGGACATACTTGCCTTCCTTTGTTGCTTCATGCCAATCTTTTACATTATAATCTTCAATTGTCTTCATATTTATTCACCTCTGTCAATAAGATACTTTTTATTTTTAAAACGGTCAATTAAATGTTCTTGAGCATTCGATTGAGATATAATAGTGTTAATATATCAGTAAATCGAAATCAAGGAGTGATTTTTTATGAGTAAAAAAGGTATCGGTTCATTAATCGTTACTGGTTCTGTACTTGTGGCTGGTGCAGCCGCTACAGTTTTAGTAAAACACCATCTGGATAGCGAGAAAATAATTGATAAAGTTAAGTCTGTTTTAGGCGAAGATAGTAAAGTTATTGGTTCTTGGGTTGAACCATTTTATCAAAGAGTCGATGTAAATGGTCGTTCAACATGGGGAATCGTTGGTGGCGTTACTACCATGGACGAATTCGACGTCGCTCAATATCATTTCATTGCTGACGCCATTACCGGTGAATTACTTAACATTAAAAAAGTACAATAAAATTAATAAACTAGTTTTCGAAATGGGCTTTCAGGTAATTGATCCTGAAGCCTTTTTTTGAAAACTTTTTTTCATACTCAGTTTCAATATTATTAACATTCAATTTATCATCGTTGTGTAAATCTAATGATATTTCATCAAATTTCATACCATAATTATTCATGCTAACCAATGAGTACTCGAATAAACCTTGATTATCGGTCTTAAACTGTAAATAGCCATCATCATTCAAGATGTATTGATATTGTTTTAAAAAGTCTTTATAGGTTAAACGACGCTTTTCATGACGAGTCTTAGGCCAGGGATCAGAAAAGTTTAAATAAATACCGTCAACTTCCCCTTCACCAAATAATTCAGATAAACCAGAACCATTAGCTAACAATAACTGCAAGTTGGGTAATTTCAATTCAACTTGCTTTTTTAATACCAAAGCAATTGCCCCTTCTTGAACATCCATTGCAATATAGTTGTTTTGAGGATTTTCTTGAGCTAATTCAGTTATAAATTTACCTTTCCCCGAACCGACTTCGATAAATAAAGGCTGTTTTTTAGCAAAACGTTCTTGCCACTTACCCTGCATATTTTCAGGCTGTACTGCAATCAGGTCAAGGTTTTCATTGATCATATCCTTAGCCCAAGGTTTGTTTCTTAATCGCATAAATCAAATTTTCTCCATTAATCTAGATATTTTTTTAATTGTCGTGGCATATAGAAGTAGTTCACAAAAATCAACACTAATAAACCAGCCGCAATAATTATCAAACTATTGATACTTAAACCAAATTTATAAAGGATAGCTAAAGCACTAACAATCCATTGAATTCCTAAGATGACTGTACTCAACTTTGTAAACGAAGCAATCTTCATTTTACCCGAAATTGGATATAATCTCTGCATTAAATTTTGCATAACTTCTTTAAAGTATGGTTTTAATTGAAATCCTACTAGATAAATAAACAACATTTCCACTATCAACGAAATATAAAAGCTGTCGATCAAACAGAGCATTATTGCTTGAATAATCGTCAATCGTAAAAACAAGCCTATATATTCATTGTTTCTCACGAATCCACGTGCAAATAAATACAAATAAGTATTGTTATTACTTGGTTTAATAAATTTATAAACCCAATCTAACCACTTACGGCGCTTAATCTTGCTATTAACTCCAGGAACATCTGTAAATAAATTATAGAAACGTTTGATTCGAAACATTCGTTGATTCTCTGTTTCAATCGCATATTTCCACTGTAATTGTCCACTGGTCTCTAAAGTCTTAACTCTCATATTTAGAAATAGGTAATAAATCACACCTACAATCACCATTAAGGGACTAAATGAATAAACTGAAAGAATTAAAGATACTATCAAGATTAAATTCGAAACCAATTTCATACTGAAATTTCCAAAATGATCTCGTCCATAAAGTGCCATCAAATTTACATTCAAAAAGCCTAACTTGTAAACAATTAAACCAACTGCAACTAAAACAATATCGGCTATTCTCATTCCTGCAGCTCGTGAAGCAAAAGCTGACAGCAAGAAGTTAGCTAAAGCCAAAGTCACGATTGGAATAAACACACTGTAATTTTTAGCAGCCTTAAAATATTTATAAAATTCTTTTTCCTTAACTAACAAAAATGTGCTGTCAGGATCTTCCATTAAGGTTGCAATACCACCAACTTGAACTGCT
This sequence is a window from Companilactobacillus alimentarius DSM 20249. Protein-coding genes within it:
- the trmB gene encoding tRNA (guanosine(46)-N7)-methyltransferase TrmB — protein: MRLRNKPWAKDMINENLDLIAVQPENMQGKWQERFAKKQPLFIEVGSGKGKFITELAQENPQNNYIAMDVQEGAIALVLKKQVELKLPNLQLLLANGSGLSELFGEGEVDGIYLNFSDPWPKTRHEKRRLTYKDFLKQYQYILNDDGYLQFKTDNQGLFEYSLVSMNNYGMKFDEISLDLHNDDKLNVNNIETEYEKKFSKKGFRINYLKAHFEN
- a CDS encoding ABC transporter permease, which translates into the protein MTKLWQERLRRHQLDQFKYLRLIFNDNFVLAFIVLIGALGFWYSNLLGTIHHQLMLGKPIVILLLFLAVQVGGIATLMEDPDSTFLLVKEKEFYKYFKAAKNYSVFIPIVTLALANFLLSAFASRAAGMRIADIVLVAVGLIVYKLGFLNVNLMALYGRDHFGNFSMKLVSNLILIVSLILSVYSFSPLMVIVGVIYYLFLNMRVKTLETSGQLQWKYAIETENQRMFRIKRFYNLFTDVPGVNSKIKRRKWLDWVYKFIKPSNNNTYLYLFARGFVRNNEYIGLFLRLTIIQAIMLCLIDSFYISLIVEMLFIYLVGFQLKPYFKEVMQNLMQRLYPISGKMKIASFTKLSTVILGIQWIVSALAILYKFGLSINSLIIIAAGLLVLIFVNYFYMPRQLKKYLD
- the mutM gene encoding DNA-formamidopyrimidine glycosylase, with the protein product MPEMPEVETVKRGLNARVKGRKITHVEIRYQNLITGDVEQFIEFVTGAIIENVDRRAKFLLIHLDNGYTIISHLRMEGRYRISADPSAIDKHSHAIFTLDNGEKMIYNDVRKFGRMQLWRTDDLSENKSIKKLGPEPLSSEFTFQNLKPRIMRHHKDIKTVLLDQSVMSGLGNIYVDEVLWKIKLHPKTPANHLSDEDIQNIIEASNKEMKIGIESGGSTVRSYVDANGHMGNMQNNLKVYGKEGTPCPRCQTLIEKIKVGGRGTHFCPRCQVVK
- the polA gene encoding DNA polymerase I; its protein translation is MTQNKKLLLIDGNSVSFRAFFAMHNVLDKFVNGDGIHTNALYAFNNMLDLILKDEKPTHTLVAFDAGKTTFRTEMFKEYKGTRAKTPPELMEQLPLIQDLLNYRGIKTYQLPNYEADDIIGTMSRKAEKDGMDVTIITGDRDLTQLTTDKVTVRVNVKGVTETESYTPKHVKEKLGITPQQIIDMKGLMGDNSDHYPGVEKVGEKTAIKLINQYGSMEDIYEHVDEMKKSKLKEHLIDDKDQAFLSKKLATINCDSPVELNLSDLEYRGDNQEMLIQFYQKMNFQSFLERMDIKTEDSSKDLVKIEVKELNDSAIKEIVESQKVHTLVVEGFGENYHTAPIIGILISDGQTYYGTTDVSVLENQSLKTWLADKTKEKYLFDNKQTIALLHRYGCQLAGVSFDMLLVAYLLDTNDNKQDIGLVAHNYNISLPTQEEFYGKGVKKAVPEDEKVLLNFLAQEAQVIDTLKDQMLAELKDNDQDSLYDEIELPLSIVLAEMEIKGITVEASKLQEMENTFAKKLNEIEQKIYQEAGKEFNINSPKQLGVVLFEDLKLPVIKKTKTGYSTSVDVLEKLKDKSPVVQMVLDYRQISKIQSTYVVGLQKFIQPDNKIHTIYLQTLTQTGRLSSIEPNLQNIPIRIDEGKQIRKAFVPQHKDWEIFSADYSQVELRVLAHISGDEHMQEAFNEDYDIHAHTAMRIFGLNSTDEVTPNMRRQAKATNFGIVYGISDYGLSQNIGISRKQAAAFIESYFEQYPGVKKYMDDIVKYARENGYVETIMHRRRYLPDIHSKNFNMRNFAQRTAMNTPIQGSAADIIKVAMINMQKMLVKEKLQANLLLQVHDEMIFEAPATEIATLEKLVPSVMDSAVKLDVPLKVETAHGKTWYEAK
- the murC gene encoding UDP-N-acetylmuramate--L-alanine ligase, which gives rise to MEKTVYHFVGIKGTGMSALALILKDLGYEVQGSDIDKYTFTQRGLEQAGIKILPFDEKNIHEGLTIVKGNAFSNDQVEIKKANDMHLKVITYPELVGELVSDYTSIGIAGSHGKTSTTGLLAHTLSGIAKTSYLIGDGTGKGIKDAKFFVFEADEYRRHFLAYSPDYLIITNIDFDHPDYFFGGINDVVDAFESEARKTKKGIFIWGEDKHAKTIKADTPIYTYGLNESDYIRATNIKRTVKGSSFDVSIDGENIGNFQVPLFGEHNVLNSLAVIGVGHMEKLDHALINRELQTFSGVKRRFSEKKVADQVIIDDYAHHPQEIKATIDAARQKYPDKKIIAVFQPHTYTRTLALMDDFAKSLDLADEVYLTNIFGSIREAHGDITSKDLGDKIHKGGKVLTLDNMSPLLEYHNTVMIFMGAGDVQKYETAYEQLLSTLNPNQQ
- the ytpR gene encoding YtpR family tRNA-binding protein, which encodes MLLSFYNPEVLGDVLIVELGNDVGISQDTTQKDNIVRIFNEKNDEAIGFNFFDLGEKLGIQNESGQVFLDDKQVDVLNDTLVKAGFSDKLEADKSPKFVIGHVDEMKAHPDSDHLHITQTDVGLDKPVQIVCGAPNIDEGQLVVVALPGAVMPTGKEIWPGELRGVDSYGMICSARELGIPNAPQKRGILVLDQGKAGQAFDFEEAKNLFN
- a CDS encoding thioredoxin family protein; translation: MKTIEDYNVKDWHEATKEGKYVLFFHADWCPDCKFIEPKLPELEKEYSDFTWISFNRDNNMEVAQELGIMGIPSFVVIENGKEIGRLVNKDRKTKEEVETFINSVINK
- a CDS encoding MFS transporter, with amino-acid sequence MKDTVSTRVKLSIFAVGLLSFTGILIETSMNVTFPTLTKELNVSLGTVQWLTTGYLLLTTIVMSTTAYILKKFDPLKIFIFAASLCLIGSIICMMAPNFPVLMAGRLLQAIATGLSTPLMFNLIFEEVPPAKLGLYTGLAGVVISLAPALGPTYGGIINRMWSWREIFVGVIPLIIVLFIIGQLSIRGKAFGTKGISFDYFSVIGLAIIFSMILFTFDQAGTHGFTSSQFLLWIVVSIVVVLIFAWYNSQSKRQLIDFSILKLPVLRLRLFSYFSLQFINIGLSFVLPIFAQTALHLNSAEAGLMLLPGSLLGAVMGPFAGYLYDKKGPTLPLVISGILITVGSGLFLIKSESLTLMSITLIYLILRIGFNFGFGTSLSDGSRQVQGAKKSDQNSLFSMMQQYAGSLGTNVLSVVISAAALTSGSNNSVVNTISGTKVDFIILTILSVLVLGSILYVHFKYQKNE